The Vidua chalybeata isolate OUT-0048 chromosome 6, bVidCha1 merged haplotype, whole genome shotgun sequence genome has a segment encoding these proteins:
- the LOC128789334 gene encoding transmembrane protein 178B-like, with translation MARHETEPTAAQGPRAPSLPGAVPRAAAPAGLQGSARPCRPRRGKMAAAAQALSGTGLLLAAAALALLAVAIGTDSWYETDARRHRERCRGFGHKRSDPPGSMSAPSSHLPLRARPPRALLPGRPPAPAPAAAAASAALDSHCGRRFNSTVSGLWRRCHRAGYEPDSEELIRKGVIQRCTAVKYHYTSSSLPRNLPINITNTIRQDEWHALHLRRMTAGFIGMAVSIILFGWIIGVLGCCKQQELMQYVAGLLFLMGGTCCIISLCTCVAGINFELSRYPRYVYGLPEDISHGYGWSMFCAWGGLGLTLLAGFLCTLAPSLNTSRASVQKPRHENGAV, from the exons ATGGCGCGGCACGAGACCGAGCCCACCGCGGCGCAGGGGCCGCGGGCTCCGTCCCTTCCGGGGGCGGTGCCGCGGGCGGCGGCCCCAGCCGGGCTGCAGGGAAGCGCCCGCCCCTGCCGCCCCCGGCGCGGTAAGATGGCGGCCGCGGCTCAGGCGCTGAGCGGCACCGGGCTGCTTctggccgccgccgccctcgCCCTCCTGGCCGTGGCCATCGGCACCGACTCCTGGTACGAGACAGACGCGCGGCGGCACCGCGAGCGCTGCCGCGGCTTCGGCCACAAGCGCAGCGACCCGCCCGGCTCCATGTCGGCGCCCAGCTCGCACCTGCCGCTCCGCGCCCGACCCCCGCGGGCGCTCCTGCCCGGGcgccccccggcccccgccccggccgccgccgccgcttccgcCGCGCTGGACTCGCACTGCGGCCGCCGCTTCAACTCCACCGTCTCGGGGCTCTGGAGGCGCTGCCACCGCGCGGGCTACGAGCCGGACAGCGAGGAGCTCATCCGGAAAG GAGTTATTCAGCGCTGCACTGCTGTGAAGTACCACTACACCTCCAGCTCTCTGCCTCGCAATTTACCCATCAACATCACCAACACCATCCGGCAGGATGAGTGGCACGCGCTCC atctGCGCAGGATGACAGCTGGCTTCATTGGCATGGCAGTCTCCATCATCCTGTTTGGGTGGATCATTggtgtgctgggctgctgcaaaCAGCAGGAGCTCATGCAGTACGTGGCTGGGCTGCTCTTCCTAATGGGAG gtACTTGCTGCATCATCTCACTCTGCACATGCGTAGCTGGGATCAATTTTGAGTTATCCCGCTATCCTCGCTACGTCTATGGGCTGCCAGAGGACATCAGTCATGGCTATGGCTGGTCCATGTTCTGTGCCTGGGGGGGCTTGGGCCTCACCCTGCTGGCTGGGTTCCTCTGCACATTGGCCCCATCACTCAACACCTCCCGGGCATCTGTACAAAAACCCAGACATGAAAATGGGGCCGTGTGA
- the PSMC3 gene encoding 26S proteasome regulatory subunit 6A codes for MAPPPSLSRFGAARDPPPLPAPPADSARPRAAGTTIGAAAAAPGERRVRGTPGPHVPPVALSPPCAAGKPRCGICRPEPAAPCARLRAGGKMASVWDESEDGVGEEVLKMSTEEIVQRTRLLDSEIKIMKSEVLRVTHELQAMKDKIKENSEKIKVNKTLPYLVSNVIELLDVDPNDQEEDGANIDLDSQRKGKCAVIKTSTRQTYFLPVIGLVDAEKLKPGDLVGVNKDSYLILETLPTEYDSRVKAMEVDERPTEQYSDIGGLDKQIQELVEAIVLPMNHKEKFENLGIQPPKGVLMYGPPGTGKTLLARACAAQTKATFLKLAGPQLVQMFIGDGAKLVRDAFALAKEKAPSIIFIDELDAIGTKRFDSEKAGDREVQRTMLELLNQLDGFQPNTQVKVIAATNRVDILDPALLRSGRLDRKIEFPMPNEEARARIMQIHSRKMNVSPDVNYEELARCTDDFNGAQCKAVCVEAGMIALRRGATELTHEDYMEGILEVQAKKKANLQYYA; via the exons ATGGCGCCGCCGCCATCACTCAGCAGGTTTGGGGCGGCACGTGacccgccgccgctccccgccccgccggcagATTCGGCAcggccgcgggcggcggggaCCACGATTGGGGctgcggcggcagcgccgggggaGAGGAGGGTGCGCGGAACCCCCGGGCCGCACGTCCCGCCCGTGGCGCTGTCCCCGCCCTGCGCCGCCGGGAAGCCGCGGTGCGGAATCTGCCGCCCCGAACCCGCCGCGCCGTGCGCGCGCCTGCGAGCCGGCGGAAAGATGGCGTCGGTGTGGGATGAGTCGGAG GACGGCGTCGGCGAGGAGGTGCTGAAGATGTCCACGGAGGAGATCGTGCAGCGCACCCGCCTCCTCGACAGCGAGATCAAG ATCATGAAGAGTGAGGTACTGAGAGTGACCCACGAGCTTCAGGCCATGAAAGACAAGatcaaagaaaacagtgaaaagatCAAAGTGAATAAAACCCTGCCATACCTTGTCTCCAATGTTATTGAG CTACTGGATGTTGACCCAAATGAccaggaggaggatggagcaAACATTGACTTGGATTCCCAGAGAAAGGGCAAGTGTGCTGTGATCAAGACTTCTACACGTCAG ACATATTTCCTGCCTGTTATTGGGTTGGTTGATGCTGAGAAGTTGAAGCCTGGAGATCTGGTG GGGGTGAACAAAGACTCTTACTTGATCCTGGAGACTCTGCCTACTGAGTATGATTCACGGGTGAAGGCCATGGAGGTGGATGAGAGGCCCACGGAGCAGTACAGTGACATCGGGGGGCTGGATAAACAAATCCAAGAG CTCGTGGAGGCCATTGTCTTGCCGATGAATCATAAggagaaatttgaaaatttggGTATACAGCCACCCAAAGGAGTCCTTATGTATGGGCCTCCAGGAACAGGGAAGACACTTTTAGCTCGAGCATGTGCTGCCCAGACCAAG GCCACGTTCCTGAAGCTGGCAGGTCCACAACTTGTGCAGATGTTCATTGGTGATGGAGCAAAGCTGGTACGGGATGCTTTTGCTCTCGCAAAGGAAAAAGCTCCTTCCATCATCTTTATTGATGAACTGGATGCAATTGGCACTAAAAG GTTTGATAGTGAGAAGGCCGGTGACCGGGAGGTGCAGAGGACTATGCTGGAGCTGCTTAATCAACTTGATGGTTTTCAGCCCAATACACAAGTCAAG GTGATTGCTGCAACCAACCGGGTTGATATCTTGGACCCAGCTTTGCTCCGCTCTGGGCGATTAGATCGGAAGATTGAGTTCCCAATGCCTAATGAAGAGGCCAGAGCCAGAATTATGCAGATTCATTCACGCAAAATGAATGTCAG CCCTGACGTGAACTACGAGGAACTGGCTCGCTGCACAGATGATTTCAATGGAGCCCAGTGCAAGGCTGTGTGTGTCGAAGCG GGGATGATTGCCCTCCGCCGTGGAGCTACAGAGCTCACCCACGAGGACTACATGGAAGGAATCCTGGAGGttcaagcaaagaaaaaagccaatcTGCAGTACTATGCCTGA
- the RAPSN gene encoding 43 kDa receptor-associated protein of the synapse: MRLFNPWEMGQDQTKQQIEKGLHLYQSNQTEKALRVWMRVLEKSADPAGRFRVLGCLITAHAEMGRYKDMLKFAVVQIDTARELEDPDFLTESYLNLARSNEKLCEFQKTISYCKTCLNMQGTTVSMQLNGQVSLSMGNAFLGLSIFQKALECFEKALRYAHNNDDKMLECRVCCSLGNFYTQIKDYEKALFFPCKAAELVNDYGKGWSLKYRAMSQYHMAVAYRKLGRLADAMDCCEESMKIALQHGDRPLQALCLLCFADIHRSRRDVQTAFPRYDSSMSIMTEIGNRLGLIQVLLGVTKCWMIQKELDKALESIEKAQELAEGLGNKLGLLKLHCLCERIYRTKEQQQELRDHVVKFHECVEEMELYCGMCGESIGEKNNQLQALPCSHFFHLKCLQTNGTRGCPNCRRLSVKPGYV, translated from the exons ATGAGGCTTTTTAATCCATGGGAGATGGGTCAGGACCAGACAAAGCAACAGATAGAGAAAGGACTCCATCTTTACCAGTCTAACCAGACTGAAAAGGCCCTGCGAGTCTGGATGAGGGTTTTGGAGAAGTCTGCGGATCCTGCTGGCAGGTTTCGGGTTTTGGGTTGCCTCATCACTGCTCATGCAGAGATGGGCAGATACAAAGACATGCTGAAG TTTGCAGTGGTCCAGATTGACACAGCACGGGAGCTGGAAGACCCAGATTTCCTTACAGAGAGCTACCTAAACCTGGCTCGCAGCAATGAGAAACTCTGTGAATTCCAGAAAACAATCTCTTACTGTAAGACGTGCCTGAACATGCAGGGTACCACTGTGAGCATGCAGCTGAACGGCCAGGTGAGCCTCAGCATGGGCAATGCCTTCTTGGGCCTCAGCATTTTCCAGAAGGCTTTGGAGTGCTTTGAGAAAGCTTTACGCTACGCACACAACAACGATGACAAGATGCTGGAGTGTCGAGTCTGCTGCAGCCTCGGGAACTTTTACACCCAGATAAAG GACTATGAGAAagccttgtttttcccatgtaaaGCTGCTGAACTGGTGAATGACTACGGGAAGGGCTGGAGCCTGAAGTACCGTGCCATGAGCCAGTACCACATGGCCGTGGCCTATCGGAAGCTGGGGCGCCTGGCAGACGCCATGGATTGCTGTGAG GAGTCCATGAAGATTGCCCTGCAGCATGGTGACCGGCCACTGCAAGCACTgtgtctgctctgctttgcagatATCCATCGCAGTCGTAGGGACGTGCAG ACAGCTTTCCCTCGGTATGATTCTTCCATGAGCATCATGACAGAGATTGGAAACCGCCTGGGCCTGATCCAGGTGCTACTAGGAGTGACTAAGTGCTGGATGATTCAAAAGGAGCTGGACAAG GCTCTGGAGAGCATTGAAAAggcacaggagctggcagagggacTAGGCAACAAG CTCGGCCTGCTGAAGCTCCACTGCCTGTGTGAAAGGATTTATCGCacgaaggagcagcagcaagaatTGCGTGACCATGTAGTGAAGTTCCATGAATGTGTGGAGGAGATGGAGCTGTACTGTGGCATGTGTGGAGAGTCCATTGGGGAGAAGAACAACCAGCTCCAGGCACTACCTTGCTCCCACTTCTTCCACTTGAA GTGCCTCCAGACCAACGGGACCCGCGGCTGCCCCAACTGCCGCCGCTTGTCGGTGAAGCCCGGCTACGTCTGA